The following proteins are encoded in a genomic region of Natronorubrum halophilum:
- a CDS encoding WD40/YVTN/BNR-like repeat-containing protein, producing the protein MSTTTARDDTNGFVRFFRNYTKTWIHAVATAGLTAFGTLTIVHRWFAALALASYAVPPVVLYLRRGRARPRDETPSSSGSEPSSEDGRERKSGAERAGSEAEADSVTTPGASESPTASTASPSATTAETPGSESQKTTAERSIERQTGAKTLENAGSAAGDERGEPREETATASTDAGISWHSVDASADATLRDVTVPATGGVYAVGDGGTVLAGDGADEWSVVLEDGPAARGNDLRGADATVDGDAVWVAGDSGSLGRIDVETGRHTDYTAPEDVTNNWLGVAVGGGSDAETVLLITGSGAILRGRYRDGALEWVGPDKPGGGSSLSGVALADDGVGYCCDTNDGIFETTDGGESFERIGLESADGTLTDIATTGREDCLVSADDGVVHRHDGATWTPERVADGSLNGIARRGERTVVCTGDGTVCERATPTADWEQFDADASGALLAVSTGPDRSVAVGERGAIVERR; encoded by the coding sequence ATGAGTACCACCACCGCTCGCGACGACACGAACGGATTCGTTCGCTTCTTTCGCAACTACACGAAGACGTGGATCCACGCCGTCGCGACGGCCGGGCTGACGGCGTTCGGGACGCTTACGATCGTCCACCGCTGGTTCGCCGCCCTCGCACTCGCATCGTACGCCGTCCCGCCCGTCGTGTTGTATCTTCGACGCGGGCGGGCACGACCGCGCGACGAGACGCCCTCGAGCAGCGGGTCCGAGCCCTCGAGCGAAGACGGGCGGGAACGAAAGAGCGGAGCGGAACGCGCCGGATCAGAAGCGGAGGCCGACTCAGTCACGACGCCGGGTGCATCCGAGAGCCCAACGGCCTCGACCGCATCCCCAAGCGCGACGACGGCGGAGACGCCCGGTTCCGAGTCGCAGAAGACGACGGCGGAGCGCTCGATCGAGCGCCAAACCGGCGCGAAGACGCTCGAGAACGCCGGATCGGCGGCCGGCGACGAGCGCGGCGAGCCGCGAGAGGAGACGGCGACTGCATCCACGGACGCCGGCATATCGTGGCACTCCGTCGATGCATCCGCTGACGCGACGTTACGCGACGTAACCGTTCCGGCGACGGGCGGGGTCTACGCGGTCGGTGACGGCGGTACCGTCCTCGCCGGCGACGGCGCCGACGAGTGGTCGGTCGTTCTCGAGGACGGGCCGGCGGCCCGGGGAAACGACCTCCGCGGGGCCGACGCGACGGTCGACGGCGACGCGGTGTGGGTCGCGGGCGACAGCGGCTCGCTGGGCCGCATCGACGTCGAGACCGGACGCCACACGGACTACACGGCCCCGGAGGACGTCACCAACAACTGGCTCGGCGTCGCCGTCGGCGGCGGAAGCGACGCGGAGACGGTCCTCCTGATAACCGGCTCCGGGGCGATCCTCCGCGGACGGTATCGCGACGGTGCGCTCGAGTGGGTCGGTCCCGACAAGCCGGGCGGCGGCTCGAGTCTGAGCGGCGTCGCGCTCGCCGACGACGGCGTCGGCTACTGCTGTGACACCAACGACGGCATCTTCGAGACGACCGACGGCGGCGAGTCGTTCGAGCGGATCGGGCTCGAGAGCGCCGACGGGACGCTCACCGATATCGCGACGACGGGGCGCGAAGACTGCCTGGTGAGCGCCGACGACGGCGTCGTCCACCGCCACGATGGGGCGACGTGGACCCCCGAACGCGTCGCCGACGGCTCGCTGAACGGGATCGCTCGCCGCGGAGAGCGAACGGTCGTCTGTACCGGCGACGGCACGGTTTGCGAGCGAGCGACGCCGACGGCCGACTGGGAGCAGTTCGACGCCGACGCATCCGGCGCGCTCCTGGCGGTCTCGACCGGCCCCGACCGCTCGGTCGCGGTCGGAGAGCGCGGAGCCATCGTCGAACGAAGGTAA
- the truA gene encoding tRNA pseudouridine(38-40) synthase TruA yields MPPRAFRIAYDGTGYYGFQRQPDVATVEDTVFDALRALEVLDADKPVGYAAAGRTDAGVSALAQTIAFESPEWLSPRAFNAELPADIRAWAATDVPAAFHATHDASRREYTYHLYAPTDAGDSIETEAEPVDDDRFHAACAALSGTHDVHNLTPDDHNTERSPTLEATRDGDYLIVTVTAGGFARELVRRLVSLARAVGAGMDSPAKIDRAFDSEPLPGHEGVAPAPPEPLVLTAVDYPGLEFDTDEEAAASARELFEARRIERRTGARVAGRLADGVR; encoded by the coding sequence ATGCCACCGCGCGCGTTCCGGATCGCCTACGACGGCACCGGCTACTACGGCTTCCAGCGCCAGCCCGACGTCGCTACCGTCGAGGATACCGTCTTCGACGCCCTGCGCGCGCTCGAGGTCCTCGACGCCGACAAACCCGTCGGCTACGCCGCGGCCGGTCGAACCGACGCCGGCGTCTCCGCGCTCGCCCAGACCATCGCGTTCGAGAGCCCGGAGTGGCTCTCGCCGCGGGCGTTCAACGCCGAACTCCCCGCCGATATCCGGGCGTGGGCGGCTACGGACGTGCCCGCCGCGTTCCACGCGACCCACGACGCGAGCCGTCGGGAGTATACGTACCACCTGTACGCGCCGACCGACGCCGGCGATTCGATCGAGACCGAGGCCGAACCCGTCGACGACGACCGCTTCCACGCCGCCTGTGCGGCCCTCTCCGGCACCCACGACGTTCACAACCTCACGCCTGACGATCACAACACCGAGCGCTCGCCGACGCTCGAGGCGACCCGCGACGGCGACTACCTGATCGTGACGGTCACCGCCGGCGGCTTCGCCCGCGAACTCGTCCGTCGCCTCGTCTCGCTCGCCCGCGCCGTCGGAGCCGGGATGGATTCGCCCGCGAAGATCGACCGCGCGTTCGACTCCGAACCGCTGCCCGGCCACGAGGGCGTCGCGCCCGCACCCCCGGAGCCGCTCGTGCTGACCGCCGTCGACTACCCCGGCCTCGAGTTCGACACCGACGAGGAGGCGGCTGCGAGCGCGCGAGAACTCTTCGAGGCGCGGCGGATCGAGCGCCGAACGGGCGCGCGAGTGGCGGGGCGGTTGGCCGACGGCGTCCGGTGA
- a CDS encoding NifU family protein, with protein sequence MSESAPEQSPEDEVREAVSLFLQRNFPQIQAHGGDSSITEVDLEEGRVSINLSGACSGCGVSPMTTQAIQRRLPNEVEAIDTVSVSTGFDGLSEGTSRDISDDVPF encoded by the coding sequence ATGAGCGAATCCGCCCCGGAGCAGTCCCCAGAGGACGAGGTTCGAGAAGCGGTCTCCCTGTTTCTCCAGCGGAACTTCCCCCAGATCCAGGCCCACGGCGGCGACTCGTCGATCACCGAGGTCGACTTGGAGGAGGGCCGCGTCTCGATCAACCTCAGCGGCGCGTGTAGCGGCTGCGGCGTCAGTCCGATGACGACGCAGGCGATCCAGCGTCGCCTTCCGAACGAGGTCGAGGCGATCGACACCGTCTCGGTAAGCACCGGGTTCGACGGCCTCTCGGAGGGAACGTCCCGCGATATCTCCGACGACGTCCCGTTCTGA
- a CDS encoding M28 family peptidase — translation MDESAPIDDRLERALGRAWTDDRAWNLLTRLTELPHRMGGSPSERRAAEIVRETLSSAGLENVQFQSFPMQYWERAITEFAVLEGKDDDAASGNTGGIDRSFEAIALPYSPAGDVEGPLVDVGYGTPPELEDVDLQGGVAVASTTTPSGQRFVHRMEKYGHAVAAGAEAFVFANHVPGQLPPTGALKFDGEAAVPGVGVSAETHDWLTEYADRGGRARLRVDAATEDGSSQNVHGTLGGETPRASERSSEHDSRDAETDDEVLVVAHYDAHDIAEGALDNGCGIATVAAATSILSAIEDTLECRVRIAGVGCEEIGLLGAGAMADAFDLESIRAVVNVDGAGRFRNLRAYSHGSEALAEVAEEVTDAAGQPVVHEPDPHPFSDHWPFLQAGVPALQLHSEPPSGGERGRGWGHTAADTRDKVDPRNLREHAMLTALLVRELTRTDVARIEAEELRAQLREQEYEPGMKAAEIWPEAWE, via the coding sequence ATGGACGAGAGCGCACCCATCGACGACCGCCTCGAGCGCGCGCTCGGTCGCGCGTGGACCGACGATCGAGCGTGGAACCTGCTGACGCGGTTAACCGAACTCCCCCATCGAATGGGAGGCTCGCCGAGCGAACGACGAGCGGCCGAGATCGTTCGCGAGACGCTTTCGAGCGCGGGCCTCGAGAACGTGCAGTTCCAGTCGTTCCCGATGCAGTACTGGGAGCGGGCCATCACCGAGTTCGCCGTGCTGGAGGGCAAAGATGACGACGCGGCGAGCGGGAACACCGGAGGCATCGATCGCTCGTTCGAGGCGATCGCGCTCCCGTACTCGCCGGCGGGCGATGTCGAGGGGCCGCTGGTCGACGTCGGCTACGGCACGCCGCCGGAACTCGAGGACGTCGACCTCCAGGGCGGCGTTGCGGTCGCGAGCACCACGACGCCGTCGGGTCAGCGGTTCGTCCACCGGATGGAGAAGTACGGCCACGCGGTCGCGGCGGGCGCGGAAGCGTTCGTCTTCGCCAACCACGTCCCCGGACAACTGCCGCCGACGGGAGCCCTGAAGTTCGACGGCGAAGCCGCCGTTCCCGGCGTCGGCGTCAGCGCCGAGACCCACGACTGGCTGACGGAGTACGCCGACCGCGGGGGCCGCGCTCGACTTCGGGTGGACGCCGCGACCGAAGACGGCTCGAGTCAGAACGTTCACGGAACGCTCGGCGGTGAGACGCCGCGCGCCTCGGAGCGTTCGAGCGAGCACGACTCGCGAGATGCGGAGACGGACGACGAGGTACTCGTCGTGGCCCACTACGACGCCCACGACATCGCCGAGGGCGCGCTCGACAACGGCTGTGGCATCGCGACGGTCGCGGCCGCGACGTCGATTCTGTCCGCGATCGAGGATACCCTCGAGTGCCGCGTCAGAATCGCCGGCGTCGGCTGCGAGGAGATCGGATTGCTGGGTGCCGGGGCGATGGCCGACGCGTTCGACCTCGAGTCGATCCGCGCGGTGGTCAACGTCGACGGCGCGGGGCGGTTCCGGAACCTGCGGGCGTACTCGCACGGCTCCGAGGCGCTGGCGGAGGTGGCCGAGGAGGTAACGGACGCGGCGGGGCAACCGGTCGTCCACGAGCCGGATCCGCACCCGTTCAGCGATCACTGGCCGTTCCTGCAGGCGGGCGTGCCGGCGCTGCAGTTGCACAGCGAACCGCCGTCGGGCGGCGAACGCGGTCGCGGCTGGGGGCATACGGCGGCGGATACGCGGGACAAGGTCGATCCCCGGAATCTGCGGGAGCACGCCATGCTGACGGCGCTGCTGGTTCGAGAGCTGACGCGGACGGACGTGGCGCGGATCGAGGCGGAGGAACTGCGCGCGCAACTGCGAGAACAGGAGTACGAGCCGGGAATGAAGGCCGCGGAGATCTGGCCCGAGGCGTGGGAGTGA
- a CDS encoding DUF6790 family protein yields the protein MFTDSTRSSCEDGVQRPGREELRVRDYVQPLAFPAGAIVLAVVQITVWNAPAVEAFLLSFLIVTVGLQGIWAFLGHYFKADMVAALIGWPTGNPFQTEIAFANLAFGVLGLLCLVFDGGFWIATTIGVSIFLLGAASVHVRDIRTRGDLNPDNAGGILVTDVLVPIVLLALVALLHV from the coding sequence ATGTTCACAGATTCCACGCGATCGTCTTGCGAAGACGGCGTTCAGCGGCCGGGAAGGGAGGAACTGAGAGTACGGGACTACGTCCAACCGCTCGCGTTTCCGGCCGGCGCGATCGTCCTCGCAGTCGTCCAGATCACGGTCTGGAACGCGCCCGCCGTCGAGGCGTTTTTGCTCTCGTTTCTGATCGTTACGGTCGGACTCCAGGGCATCTGGGCGTTTCTCGGTCACTACTTCAAAGCCGATATGGTCGCCGCGCTCATCGGCTGGCCGACCGGGAACCCCTTCCAGACGGAGATCGCGTTCGCGAACCTCGCGTTCGGCGTCCTCGGTCTGCTCTGTCTCGTCTTTGACGGCGGATTCTGGATCGCGACCACGATCGGTGTCTCGATCTTCCTGCTCGGTGCCGCCTCCGTACACGTCCGTGATATCCGCACGCGGGGGGATCTCAATCCCGACAACGCGGGGGGAATTCTCGTCACCGACGTGTTGGTCCCGATCGTGTTGCTCGCGCTCGTCGCGCTACTCCACGTGTAG
- a CDS encoding heavy metal translocating P-type ATPase, producing MSDRETKRNRCQLCGTAYGGTAKSGSRLEEPFCSPGCREIDRVLDDPDRESERADSGGSGGNDDSSKSERGSGSGESDGSGGSDDSDGNGDANPVVAPEGRNGPSEDRERTFFRIDGMHSALCESYLESIAENQRGVSAAAASYVTETVRVDHDPDRISATALEDALSTTGYTAYRRKAATERGDTNDATTDASTTHRSREMRGMRKRRSETVLELRYIIGVVFGSFLLVPYATVFYPVYLSEVSDYWLFETYGEAFASFDGLLFLPAFLVTTGIVLYLTGMPILRGAYVSLKLRQPSTHLLAAFTIVAAYCYGTVAFAVGRPEIYYDLTILVAATVMAAVFYEATVKRTALNRLTDLTVSQVGTARILESDGTTRERPVEDVAADDRLLVRAGERIPVDGHLAEGECTVDEAVVTGESLPVSKSAGDAVIGGSIVTDDAAVVAVGDRTTSSIDQLTRTVWNLQSATHGVQHRADALAAMALPFVIGAVAVVGLGSLLLGASATAAAMAALLTLVVASPWAFGLATPCSIASSIRDALDAGIVVFDESVFERLRTVDVVVFDKTGTLTTGEMTVLEADAPPDLLRAAGAIERRASHPAAAAIADAFADDSDGSDGTESARTDGGVADENADEEPGAGAVREFERHATGVEGLVDGRRILVGHPDCFRERGWTLEDDLESRVADARESGLLPVVVGRDGRAEGLAVVGDETRDEWAETVTALDESGVDVVVLTGDDDAAATRFRQHPGVERVFADVPPAGKTAAIRRLRAENRVAMVGDGTNDAPALAAADLGISLGSGTALAADAADLAIVEDDLAAVERAFALARAAHGRVVQNLGLALVYNAIVIPAALAGLLNPLVTTVALVASGVLIVGNSSRALLEA from the coding sequence GTGAGCGACCGCGAAACCAAACGCAACCGCTGTCAACTGTGCGGGACGGCGTACGGCGGGACGGCGAAGTCGGGTTCACGGCTCGAGGAGCCGTTCTGTTCGCCCGGCTGTCGCGAGATCGATCGAGTGCTCGACGATCCCGACCGCGAGAGCGAACGTGCCGACAGCGGCGGTAGCGGCGGAAACGACGACAGCAGCAAAAGTGAAAGGGGCAGCGGTAGCGGAGAAAGCGACGGCAGCGGCGGCAGCGACGACAGTGATGGAAACGGTGACGCGAACCCCGTCGTTGCCCCCGAGGGTCGCAACGGCCCGAGCGAGGATCGCGAGCGCACGTTCTTCCGAATCGACGGCATGCACTCGGCGCTCTGTGAGTCCTACCTCGAATCGATCGCCGAGAACCAACGCGGCGTCTCGGCCGCGGCGGCGAGCTACGTCACGGAGACGGTCCGGGTCGATCACGATCCCGATCGCATCTCGGCGACGGCCCTCGAGGACGCCCTGAGCACGACCGGTTACACGGCGTATCGACGGAAGGCGGCCACGGAGAGGGGGGATACTAACGATGCGACGACCGACGCAAGTACCACTCACCGGTCACGAGAGATGCGGGGCATGCGAAAGCGCCGCTCGGAGACCGTCCTCGAGTTGCGCTACATCATCGGGGTCGTCTTCGGTTCGTTCCTGCTGGTTCCGTACGCGACGGTGTTTTACCCGGTCTACCTCTCGGAAGTGTCCGACTACTGGCTGTTCGAGACCTACGGGGAGGCGTTCGCGAGTTTCGACGGCCTCCTGTTTCTGCCGGCGTTCCTCGTGACGACCGGGATCGTCCTCTACCTGACCGGGATGCCGATCCTGCGCGGCGCGTACGTGAGTCTGAAACTCCGGCAGCCGAGTACGCACCTGCTCGCGGCGTTCACGATCGTCGCCGCCTACTGCTACGGAACGGTCGCCTTCGCCGTCGGTCGACCGGAGATCTACTACGACCTGACGATCCTCGTCGCCGCGACCGTGATGGCCGCGGTCTTCTACGAGGCGACGGTCAAGCGCACGGCGTTGAACCGACTGACCGACCTCACGGTTTCGCAGGTCGGGACGGCCCGCATCCTCGAGTCCGACGGAACGACGCGCGAGCGTCCGGTCGAGGACGTCGCGGCCGACGACCGCCTGCTCGTTCGCGCTGGCGAGCGAATCCCGGTCGACGGCCACCTCGCAGAAGGGGAGTGTACCGTCGACGAGGCGGTCGTGACCGGCGAGTCCCTCCCCGTCTCGAAAAGCGCGGGAGACGCGGTGATTGGCGGATCGATCGTGACCGACGACGCCGCGGTCGTCGCCGTCGGCGATCGGACGACGAGCAGTATCGATCAGCTCACGCGCACCGTCTGGAATCTCCAGAGCGCCACCCACGGCGTCCAGCACCGGGCCGACGCGCTCGCTGCGATGGCGCTCCCCTTCGTTATCGGTGCTGTCGCCGTCGTCGGCCTGGGCAGCCTCCTGCTGGGCGCGAGCGCGACTGCCGCGGCGATGGCCGCGCTCCTGACGCTCGTCGTCGCGAGTCCGTGGGCGTTCGGGCTCGCAACCCCGTGTTCGATCGCCTCGAGCATCCGCGACGCCCTCGATGCCGGGATCGTCGTTTTCGACGAGAGTGTCTTCGAGCGGCTCCGAACCGTCGACGTCGTCGTCTTCGACAAGACCGGGACGCTGACGACCGGCGAGATGACCGTCCTCGAAGCGGACGCGCCGCCGGACCTCTTACGAGCGGCGGGGGCGATAGAGCGGCGCGCGTCGCACCCGGCGGCGGCAGCAATCGCGGACGCCTTCGCCGACGATAGCGACGGAAGCGACGGAACCGAGTCGGCGCGAACCGACGGCGGGGTCGCCGACGAAAACGCGGACGAGGAGCCTGGGGCCGGCGCGGTGCGGGAGTTCGAGCGCCACGCCACCGGCGTCGAGGGGCTCGTCGACGGACGGCGGATCCTCGTCGGCCATCCCGACTGCTTTCGGGAACGTGGGTGGACGCTCGAGGACGACCTCGAGTCGCGGGTCGCGGACGCGCGAGAATCCGGACTGCTCCCCGTCGTCGTCGGTCGGGACGGGCGCGCGGAGGGACTCGCCGTCGTCGGCGACGAAACGCGCGACGAGTGGGCGGAGACCGTGACGGCGTTGGACGAGAGCGGCGTCGACGTCGTGGTACTCACCGGAGACGACGACGCGGCGGCGACTCGGTTCCGCCAGCATCCGGGCGTCGAACGCGTCTTCGCGGACGTCCCGCCCGCCGGAAAGACGGCGGCGATCCGACGGCTCCGCGCCGAGAACCGCGTGGCGATGGTCGGCGACGGGACGAACGACGCCCCCGCCCTCGCCGCGGCGGACCTGGGCATCTCGCTGGGCAGCGGGACGGCTCTCGCCGCCGACGCGGCCGATCTCGCGATCGTCGAGGACGACCTGGCCGCGGTCGAGCGGGCGTTCGCGCTGGCGCGTGCCGCCCACGGTCGCGTCGTCCAGAACCTCGGGCTGGCGCTCGTCTACAACGCGATCGTGATCCCCGCCGCGCTGGCGGGGCTGTTGAATCCGCTGGTGACGACCGTCGCGCTGGTCGCCAGCGGCGTGTTGATCGTCGGGAACTCCTCGAGGGCGCTGCTCGAGGCGTAG
- a CDS encoding sulfatase, giving the protein MAGSTETESSSANGRDSESHQSVRNVVLVVLDTARAKSSGPKTTPALTELAEEGTTFDNAFATAPWTLPSHASMFTGTYPSEHGTHGGHTYLDEGLRSLPESFADSGYETIGVSNNTWITEEFGFHHGFDDLRKGWQYIQSDSDMGAVVRGEDVREKLQATRNRLFDGNPFVNAANILYSEVFQPAGDDGANRSTKWIANWLEAREDDRPFFLFCNFIEPHVTYDPPREYAERFLPEDASYDEATDVRQDPRAYDCEDYALSERDLELLSGLYEAELSYVDDQLGRLRAALEDAGEWEDTLFVVCGDHGEHIGEHGFFGHQYNLYDTLINVPLVLHGGPFTGGGRRTDLVQLLDLPATFLDTLEIDDPELTKQGSGRSMHPSSKAEPRAAVFAEYVAPQPSIDRLEARFGEIPDRVREFDRRLRAVRTDEYKYVHGDDGFERLHHVKTDPHERTDISARKPERVRALRDRLDKRFEPIEETRERTDVAMRAGTKERLADLGYL; this is encoded by the coding sequence ATGGCGGGATCTACCGAAACCGAGAGTTCGTCGGCTAACGGGCGTGATTCGGAGTCACATCAATCCGTGCGGAACGTCGTCCTCGTCGTTCTCGATACGGCTCGAGCAAAGAGCAGCGGTCCGAAGACGACCCCGGCGCTGACCGAACTTGCCGAGGAGGGAACGACCTTCGACAACGCTTTCGCGACCGCCCCGTGGACGTTGCCCTCCCACGCGTCGATGTTCACGGGGACGTATCCTTCCGAACACGGCACGCACGGCGGTCACACCTACCTCGACGAGGGGTTGCGGTCCCTCCCCGAGTCGTTCGCCGACTCGGGGTACGAGACGATCGGCGTCTCGAACAACACCTGGATCACCGAGGAGTTCGGGTTCCACCACGGCTTCGACGACCTCCGGAAGGGCTGGCAGTACATCCAGTCCGACTCGGATATGGGTGCCGTCGTCCGCGGCGAGGACGTTCGCGAGAAACTGCAGGCCACCCGAAATCGGCTGTTCGACGGCAACCCGTTCGTCAACGCGGCCAACATCCTCTACAGCGAAGTGTTCCAGCCGGCCGGCGACGACGGTGCCAACCGGTCAACGAAGTGGATCGCGAACTGGCTCGAGGCGCGCGAGGACGACCGCCCATTCTTCCTGTTCTGTAACTTCATCGAACCCCACGTCACGTACGATCCGCCTCGAGAGTACGCCGAACGGTTCCTTCCCGAGGACGCGAGCTACGACGAGGCGACGGACGTTCGACAGGACCCCCGCGCTTACGACTGCGAGGACTACGCTCTCTCCGAACGGGATCTCGAACTTCTCAGTGGGCTGTACGAAGCCGAACTCTCCTACGTGGATGACCAACTCGGCCGGCTCCGAGCAGCGCTCGAGGACGCCGGCGAGTGGGAGGACACCCTCTTCGTCGTCTGTGGCGACCACGGCGAGCACATCGGCGAACACGGCTTCTTCGGTCACCAGTACAACCTCTACGATACGCTGATCAACGTGCCGCTCGTGCTCCACGGCGGCCCGTTCACCGGCGGCGGGCGTCGGACTGATCTCGTCCAGTTGCTCGACCTGCCAGCGACGTTCCTCGATACCCTCGAAATCGACGATCCCGAACTCACGAAACAGGGATCCGGACGCTCGATGCATCCGAGTTCGAAGGCCGAACCGCGAGCGGCCGTCTTCGCCGAGTACGTCGCTCCACAGCCCTCAATCGATCGGCTCGAGGCCCGTTTCGGCGAGATTCCCGACCGAGTTCGGGAGTTCGACCGTCGACTCCGGGCCGTCCGCACGGACGAGTACAAGTACGTCCACGGGGACGATGGGTTCGAGCGACTCCACCACGTGAAGACGGATCCGCACGAACGCACCGACATCTCGGCCAGGAAGCCCGAGCGGGTCCGAGCGCTCCGCGATCGACTCGACAAGCGGTTCGAACCGATCGAAGAGACCAGAGAGAGAACCGACGTCGCGATGCGCGCGGGAACGAAAGAGCGACTGGCGGATCTGGGATACCTCTGA
- a CDS encoding restriction endonuclease has protein sequence MAILDDLSGYEFEDLMEDVFRNLGYESVRQSRRTADEGRDILMEEVVDGRRRAIVVECKHTETVGRPVIQKLHSAVETYDYDGPVRGLVVTSGRFTDPAREYARGLGTRRDGGVELIDGKDIREISGEIGMDLYNGRIEILCEEALRPTHPTAGRDAPVFEAAHEIENLEAATIPTPETTVSLEPMVTVHTKTSATFETTVGVVHQVDESNDLVIRADGDSPRIATGDVRDLVANPSAPRIDLEAGDIEGTFDDVTRARFGRTETTYKQWAIDRLQQVHTTTVQYTGGNHVDYEKTCTPKRSDVSIWSIDPVYVPHVRSRLPLGEYDYQYAYYAAGPSRSTTTNELRQCVHCDTNGASANYTYCDNCGSINCDDHIETERLEGEPVCTDCAVTGQFAFDTKYFYDEANLEAFREEYAEMPIHEKATENVPLAIGTAVCVLLVALSVAIFAASSAGLV, from the coding sequence ATGGCGATACTCGACGATCTCTCGGGCTACGAGTTCGAGGATCTCATGGAGGACGTGTTTCGAAACCTCGGCTACGAGAGCGTCCGCCAATCGAGGCGAACGGCCGACGAAGGGCGGGACATCTTGATGGAAGAGGTCGTCGACGGTCGACGGCGGGCGATCGTCGTCGAGTGCAAGCACACGGAGACCGTGGGCCGACCGGTGATCCAGAAGCTGCACTCGGCGGTCGAGACCTACGACTACGACGGGCCGGTTCGAGGACTGGTGGTAACGTCCGGACGCTTTACCGACCCCGCCCGAGAGTACGCGCGGGGTCTGGGAACCAGACGGGACGGCGGCGTCGAACTCATAGACGGGAAAGACATCAGAGAGATCAGCGGTGAGATCGGCATGGACCTCTACAACGGCCGGATCGAGATCCTCTGTGAAGAGGCGCTTCGACCGACTCACCCGACCGCCGGCCGGGACGCGCCCGTCTTCGAGGCCGCACACGAGATCGAAAATCTCGAGGCCGCGACGATTCCGACGCCCGAGACGACCGTCTCCCTCGAGCCGATGGTGACCGTCCACACGAAGACGAGCGCGACGTTCGAGACGACCGTCGGCGTCGTCCACCAGGTCGACGAGTCGAACGACCTCGTGATCCGCGCCGACGGCGACTCGCCGCGGATCGCGACCGGTGACGTCAGAGACCTCGTCGCGAACCCGTCGGCACCCCGGATCGATCTCGAGGCCGGCGATATCGAGGGCACCTTCGACGACGTCACGCGCGCGCGGTTCGGCCGGACCGAGACGACCTACAAGCAGTGGGCCATCGATCGGCTTCAGCAGGTTCACACGACGACGGTCCAGTACACGGGCGGCAACCACGTCGACTACGAGAAGACGTGCACGCCGAAGCGATCGGACGTCTCGATCTGGTCGATCGATCCCGTCTACGTGCCCCACGTCCGGTCCCGGCTTCCGCTCGGAGAGTACGACTATCAGTACGCGTACTACGCTGCCGGCCCCTCGCGGTCGACCACGACGAACGAACTCCGCCAGTGCGTTCACTGCGATACGAACGGAGCGAGCGCGAACTACACGTACTGCGACAACTGCGGCAGCATCAACTGCGACGATCACATCGAAACGGAGCGCCTCGAGGGCGAACCCGTCTGTACCGACTGTGCGGTGACCGGGCAATTCGCGTTCGATACCAAGTACTTCTACGACGAGGCGAACCTCGAGGCCTTCCGCGAGGAGTACGCCGAGATGCCAATCCACGAGAAGGCGACGGAGAACGTGCCACTGGCCATCGGGACCGCCGTCTGTGTGCTGTTAGTGGCGCTTTCCGTGGCGATTTTCGCCGCGAGTTCGGCCGGACTGGTGTAG